One part of the Xiphophorus maculatus strain JP 163 A chromosome 1, X_maculatus-5.0-male, whole genome shotgun sequence genome encodes these proteins:
- the rprd1b gene encoding regulation of nuclear pre-mRNA domain-containing protein 1B → MSSFSESALEKKLTELSSSQQSVQTLSLWIIHHRKHSGLIVKVWHRELKKAKSNRKLTFLYLANDVIQNSKKKGPEFTKDFESVLVDACSHVASEVDDGCKKQMERLLNIWKERNLYRGDFIQQLKLAIEDSSSPRPSEEKKAVKRSYQKIQEDEEDDDDDYRNHTSPRNSDSSANQLTEELVKALQDLENAASGDAAVRQKIASLPQEVQDVSLLEKITDKEAADKLSKTVDEACLLLAEYNGRLAAELEDRRQLARMLTEYISSQKEALVEREKKLEEYKQKLARVTQVRKELKSHIQSLPDLSLLPNVTGGLAPLPSAGDLFSTD, encoded by the exons ATGTCGTCCTTCTCCGAGTCGGCCCTGGAGAAGAAGCTGACGGAGCTGAGCAGCTCCCAGCAGAGCGTCCAGACTCTGTCTCTGTGGATCATCCACCACCGCAAACACTCGGGCCTCATCGTCAAAGTGTGGCACCGGGAGCTGAAGAAGG CTAAAAGCAACAGGAAGTTGACATTCCTGTATCTGGCAAATGACGTCATCCAGAATAGCAAGAAGAAAGGACCCGAGTTCACCAAAGACTTTGAGTCTGTCCTTGTGGACGCCTGCTCCCATGTAGCAAG TGAAGTGGATGACGGCTGTAAAAAGCAAATGGAGAGGCTGCTGAACATCTGGAAGGAGAGGAATCTCTACAGAGGTGATTTCATTCAGCAGCTCAAACTGGCCATAGAGGACTCCAGCAGCCCCAGACCCTCAG AAGAGAAAAAGGCTGTAAAACGAAGTTATCAGAAGATccaggaggatgaagaggatgacGACGATGACTACAGAAACCACACATCTCCCCGCAACTCGGATTCCTCGGCGAATCAGCTG acagAGGAGCTGGTGAAAGCTCTGCAGGACTTGGAGAACGCCGCATCAGGCGACGCAGCGGTGCGCCAGAAGATCGCCTCACTTCCACAGGAAGTTCAGGATGTTTCCCTCCTAGAGAAGATTACTG ACAAGGAGGCGGCGGACAAGCTGTCAAAAACGGTGGACGAGGCGTGTTTGCTGCTGGCGGAGTACAACGGACGGCTGGCAGCAGAGCTGGAAGACCGCAGGCAGCTCGCCCGTATGCTGACTGAATATATCAGCAGCCAGAAGGAGGCGCTAGTGGAAAGGGAGAAAAAGCTGGAG gaGTACAAACAGAAACTGGCGCGAGTGACTCAGGTGAGAAAGGAGCTCAAGTCCCACATCCAGAGCCTCCCGGATCTGTCACTGCTGCCCAACGTCACCGGCGGCTTGGCTCCGCTCCCCTCCGCCGGAGACCTCTTCTCCACCGACTGA